CTTCTGACATAAACAATCCGGCAAGGGATTCACATAAAAAGCTTCTTCTGAGCGAAACCTATCCATGCCCTTTGTTCCAGAGATAGGGCCCTTTCTTTTTCGTGGGGATCCTTGCCTGCAAGAACAACACAAAGAgcaaaaaaacgaaaaaaaggCTTGAGTTACTCATCATAACGTAAACCCTAGagtattatgaaaataaataatcttgATCACATCAATACTTGattataatatgacatgcacactGGCTCCATAATCAAGCTCATGTCCCATGAAATGATGAATGGCTCAATACCACTAAGCACTGACTTTTTGGACCAAAAGTGTGACATCACCCTGATTGAATTAGCTCcatgtatacaaattataaaagacCTCTCccaattttccaattaaaaaagtAATCATTTTCAATAGTCGTCACCTCATTTTGCAAACCAGGAGAGCCAATCTACATTAACTTCAGCAAGAAGGAACCATGTAAATAAGACCACCAAAGCTTTGTTTTTAGCGGCTACTCATAATCACGAGTGATTCAATCCAACATATGATAGGCTGTGACCCAAAGTTAAGAAACAAAACAGTAGATAATCCAACAAAGCACCAACAAAAGGAAGTCTTCATAGAACACCTAATAATCATTTTATGCAAAGCAGTCTCCTAAAGAAACTAAAGCTAGCCATTTAATTAACAACccaaagataaatatattaatgcTCTCATAAAAAGTACTCATGACATACCGTCTTTTATGAATTTCAATGATCCGATTAGCTAAATTTCTGCCTTCTTTCATAGTTCCCttctcaattttattaaagagaCGAACAAGTGCTTTCCTGACACAGCAAACACAAACAGACTTCAATACACAACGCATGAATGGCAATAGAAGTTAATTTGACATGCTCCCTATACCTAACCTGTCTGGAGAAATAGTTTTCCTATGTCCCAAAAAACGACGATGACCTTCAACTGCTCTCGCCATGTTTCCAGAGTATGTTGGAATAAACACATCGCTTTTGACTGATACTATGTAGTCAAGTGCAGCCATTTGAGATGCATGATTGACAAATGGTTGAAGCTCCTCAACAGATGCCAATTTTTCCTGCAAAACAATCATGTCTATGAACCAAAATGCTAACCAACAACAGAAAATATTCAACATTTTAAGATTTCAGCTTCTTAATGCTTCGTTTAGAAATcaacaaatgaaaatattagagataaaactaaTTCTTCTTGCATCAATTATTGTGTGTTTGTGAAAGGGAGAAGAAAGTTTGTCTGCCACTGGAGGAGGAGTGATTCTGAACTCCCAAATATCATAgcctaattttaattcatttttattaccCGGGAATGAAGTTGATTTCTGAGTTGTCCTTGTAGAATAATTGAGCAATATTCATTACCTGGGAACTTGTATGATTTATTAGTTAACTCATTAATGATCTGGATATGATCTTGAATGCACAACTGTGCAGATCATGTTTAACAGTTGCACATTCAACACTCTACATCaagttttttttaagtttcaaggTGTCACGGATCAATGTGCACAACCAACCTCTTAAGGCCTTCCAAAGGTTTAACAAAGTCAAACATTAGCACAAAAGATACAAGCAATACCTTTTTCATTAATATGGGGTAGCGGGATTGCAGATCAGCCATATGAGAATCACCCCCATATATCTCTCCAGCAGCAATATATATAGGGGTGTTTGAGGGGTACCCAAGAGCTGTAAGAAAAATTCCAACCTCCTTTGGTGTTAAGGGGCAATAACCTTTGGACCTCTGTTCCTCCGAATCAATGTCCTTCACTTTCCAGTAGGCagtattttctctaaaaattgtTATACGGGtgtaatacaaataatatgtctcAGTCATCAAACTAAACGAAAAAATGACACATCATCAAATGAAGAAGCATTGAACTGATCATTGTAAATCCACCCACAGTGAAATCTCAGACCTTATTGTCCTTAGTTCATCAGCTTCAATGGATGATAAATCATGTGTGCATCCACTAAAGGCAAGCATGTCCTTCTCATATCTAAGATGTAGAGAAATGTAACGACCATAAGATCTCATTCGATCCACCAACAACTACAgcatcaatgaaataaaagttttcaaatgtGATCATTGCATAGGTCACAAACAGAAATATAGCTACTCCAAAAACTGGACTAAAAAGTTCACAgtaattatttacttttccCATTGCTTCAATTTGAGGTGCAAATCGAAGAGCATCATAGCAAGCACGGCAACGGAGCTTCTGAATATCTGgaggtaaattattatttgctaGGCGAGAGTCAGATTTGGCAGCTCGAATAACCTATACAGTAATTTTGTAACAAGATCACTGCATCCAGAACACCGTTAAACCACTATGCAGAAACAGACTGAATCATTCTGAGAGACACACCTGATAATCCTCCCACATGCTAGCTATCTCATCCTGGTAGTAATCCATACCAGACCAGCTTCTAAAATTCTTAACTGCTATGGTAGCTGTAGCGAATTCCTTGGGAAGCCTTTTTATGACTTTTACATCATTAGCCAAAGCATCAATGAAATAATCTTCATCAAAAACATCACAGAAGTTGCTGCAGTGAAAAGAATAACAAACCATGTTATTGATCATGATGAAACTAATATAGCAAAAGACAGTCAAACTTTTAATCATAACAAGATAGGGAGGAACCTTGAATCTTGCCAAAATGATTGTTTATCAAGCTCTGGAACTACAAGAGTGGCATTTATGATACGGGCTACAGCTACCATGTCACAGATCTGTAACTCAGAATTTAAACTGTACTCAGCAACCCAAAACTTAGAAATTTAAGTCTGGTTAACAGCACAGTAAGAAACTAGATGGATTATATCTCCCAGCATGTAAAGAGAGAAGATTTCAACACTCCATCTCATAGCATTTGGAAGggaaaaaggagaagaagaagatgaagaagcaaTGGAAAAGTCCACTTCCAAGCTCACTACCACACCAATTTAATCATAAGTTGCTTCTCAATACAATGAAGGGATGACATTTATGACttcaacaaacaaaatcaaaatgatCACAGCAgaatattataagatacattaCTACACTCTACCACTacaatttgatttcaaaaaggagaaaaataaaacaaaacacaataaaatcataaataactCTACATATGCTTTTATAATAGCTTAAAACTGAATTCTTCACCAGAAAATTCCATGTGGTGTCTTTTACAAATTCTCAATTCACTAATCACAGCAAAGAATTTTCTATTTACTGGAATATATACTTGGAAGTATTAAACAGCTTATAAGATTCAGGCATAGATAAGAACAAAATACAAACCCCAGCGCGCATCTGATTGAGACCACCATTTGTATGAACCAGAAGAAAACCACGAGACGGGGCAGTAGCtgataaacaaaagaaaatttttaaataagcaCACAGGATTGCAGTTGTTTAATAgaccatttaaaataaaacctcTTCCTTACATGTATAATTAGGGCTAGGGTCTACACAATGCACGTAATCGCGATTGGGAGGAGACTTCCATAATTTGCCAAAATCCGAACTCCCACTGGCACCATCCAACTGTCAAGTCTAAAGGAGTGAAAACATGAAAGAAACATGACTGCTTCGCATCATTTATATACAATCCTACTAATCATATTCATTCCGTCAATGCCCGTAGccccaaactaaaaaaataaagacaaaattcATTTGCTCCactgttttgttttaaaaaaaaaaaactcgtaACGACCTGAATATTGAATCTATAACACTAAATATTAATATCGAAACCTTGCGGGAAGGTAACGGAGCTTTGGAAAAATGAGGTGGAGGAAACTCTTGAGTCCAGCTTTGCTCTGTATGCTACAAGaatttacaaaacaaaattgacaaataaatcaaatcgaatcaCAATATCTATACTAGAAAGTGCAAAAAATGaaattaggtttttttcttaaaattcaaattgattaaataaaaaaaaaaacagagaacaGTTTGCAAAGAGAAACAAGATCTAGTTAACAAAGAAAGACACCTGAGTAACAGTTGGGAGTTTGTAAGGGTCAGAGAAGTCTAAAACTTCAGAAGAAGGAAAAACACGGACGTGTACGGACAGAAGAGCCACCAGCGATATTACGCATACTGCGCACATTATCAACTTCCTAAGCACCACTACCAGTCTTCTCCTTCGCCTTTGCATCTCGTGTTGCTATTTACACACTCACTCACTGTGTCTAAAAAAACTTGGCGAGTGCAAAACGACGACGCGAAGCCATTAACAAAAATGAGGAGGTTAGTAGTGTGCCTTAATTATGCGTTTTCAGTGATTACTGCTAAAAGTGAGGCGGCGTTGTCGGTGTTGAGACTTTGCTTTTGTGTTAGTAGACAAACAAAATGCCATAATCCATTGATTTACCGTAAGATTTGTTGGTGGGTCCGTAATTGCGTCATCTCATTCAAATCCAGATATgtgtctctgtgtgtgtgtatatatatatatatatatatttattattttcagaaTCCGTATTGGCTTAGACTTCATTATCCACTAAAATTAAATAGACcgtgaaaaacaaaattatccaatatttctaaatgataatttagatgataaaaagtaagattttatagggtaattaattaaaataagtaaaattttaagcgtttatacgtttttaggttatcctagaaaagttttaccaaaataagcaaaccgtattttttttaccctttttacccttatgttgaaaactaagtaaaaatattttttctgagaatatgcgTCGGTTTATGGCGGTAACGATggtagctagggattttacagtgaaaccctaaatatgtcgaatgtatatgaatgtttttgaatgtttcgaacgcttaaaatgatatagtttcgatgttaatggatgtctagaagtgtagccgttgagagacaaaagcgcaaaAAGTGAACAGTGTCACACAAATtgtgaacagtgtcacgcaaactgtgAACAGTGCTGC
The sequence above is a segment of the Mangifera indica cultivar Alphonso unplaced genomic scaffold, CATAS_Mindica_2.1 Un_0008, whole genome shotgun sequence genome. Coding sequences within it:
- the LOC123205494 gene encoding O-fucosyltransferase 7-like isoform X1, translating into MQRRRRRLVVVLRKLIMCAVCVISLVALLSVHVRVFPSSEVLDFSDPYKLPTVTQHTEQSWTQEFPPPHFSKAPLPSRKLDGASGSSDFGKLWKSPPNRDYVHCVDPSPNYTSTAPSRGFLLVHTNGGLNQMRAGICDMVAVARIINATLVVPELDKQSFWQDSSNFCDVFDEDYFIDALANDVKVIKRLPKEFATATIAVKNFRSWSGMDYYQDEIASMWEDYQVIRAAKSDSRLANNNLPPDIQKLRCRACYDALRFAPQIEAMGKLLVDRMRSYGRYISLHLRYEKDMLAFSGCTHDLSSIEADELRTIRENTAYWKVKDIDSEEQRSKGYCPLTPKEVGIFLTALGYPSNTPIYIAAGEIYGGDSHMADLQSRYPILMKKEKLASVEELQPFVNHASQMAALDYIVSVKSDVFIPTYSGNMARAVEGHRRFLGHRKTISPDRKALVRLFNKIEKGTMKEGRNLANRIIEIHKRRQGSPRKRKGPISGTKGMDRFRSEEAFYVNPLPDCLCQKELPNVNSFFK
- the LOC123205494 gene encoding O-fucosyltransferase 7-like isoform X2 encodes the protein MQRRRRRLVVVLRKLIMCAVCVISLVALLSVHVRVFPSSEVLDFSDPYKLPTVTQHTEQSWTQEFPPPHFSKAPLPSRKLDGASGSSDFGKLWKSPPNRDYVHCVDPSPNYTSTAPSRGFLLVHTNGGLNQMRAGICDMVAVARIINATLVVPELDKQSFWQDSSNFCDVFDEDYFIDALANDVKVIKRLPKEFATATIAVKNFRSWSGMDYYQDEIASMWEDYQVIRAAKSDSRLANNNLPPDIQKLRCRACYDALRFAPQIEAMGKLLVDRMRSYGRYISLHLRYEKDMLAFSGCTHDLSSIEADELRTIRENTAYWKVKDIDSEEQRSKGYCPLTPKEVGIFLTALGYPSNTPIYIAAGEIYGGDSHMADLQSRYPILMKKEKLASVEELQPFVNHASQMAALDYIVSVKSDVFIPTYSGNMARAVEGHRRFLGHRKTISPDRLGKHLFVSLIKLRREL